One region of Takifugu flavidus isolate HTHZ2018 chromosome 14, ASM371156v2, whole genome shotgun sequence genomic DNA includes:
- the LOC130537842 gene encoding sodium/potassium/calcium exchanger 3 has protein sequence MRAAARTRRPFQRFCCCGVGLLAVIGISQLLRAPEGESPELRPDGNDGMQRWTRRLMQEKMEKMENQSWDQPRAAIHEFPEDIFTKEQRKNGAVVLHTLCAIYMFYALAIVCDDYFVPSLEKISENLQLSEDVAGATFMAAGSSAPELFTSLIGVFITKGDVGVGTIVGSAVFNILVIIGLSGIFAGQTITLTWWSLFRDSSYYILSVLTLIMVIYDATVVWWESLLLMTMYGIYIVIMKFNSQLLVFVTRQFRSVKPRCSRSEDGREDKMVEEASACNTSMVLLNKGQEPPPVVMVDELLILNPHKLSFSEASMRIMITPHFSPRTRLSMAGRMVISERQRLIQRKNQVDGGAEPGSNSLKRTSSCGLENGGRGPSEDAESGGNPGAQMCQAEEEEDEDGIFSPVHIPGGCRARVKWVITWPLGLLLYCTVPNCIRPRWHRWFMATFVASTLWIAVFSYLMVWMVTIISHTLDIPDYIMGITFLAAGTSVPDCMASLIVARQGMGDMAVSNSIGSNIFDILLGLGFPWALRTLLVDHGSSIFINNKGLVYSVILLLASVFLTVLSVHLNHWRLDRRLGLGLLFLYAIFLLCSILFGQM, from the exons ATGAGAGCAGCGGCGAGGACCCGGCGGCCCTTCCAgcggttctgctgctgtggagtcGGGCTGCTCGCTGTCATCGGGATCAGCCAGCTCCTCCGGGcaccag AGGGCGAGTCGCCGGAGCTCCGGCCAGATGGGAACGACGGGATGCAGCGTTGGACTCGCAGGCTGAtgcaggagaagatggagaagatggagaaccaGAGCTGGGACCAGCCCCGAGCAG CCATCCATGAGTTCCCGGAGGACATCTTCACcaaggagcagaggaagaatgGAGCTGTGGTTCTGCATACACTCTGT GCCATCTACATGTTCTACGCTCTGGCCATCGTCTGCGATGACTACTTTGTGCCCTCTCTTGAGAAAATATCTGAG aacctgcagctgagCGAAGATGTTGCCGGGGCAACATTTATGGCTGCAGGAAGCTCTGCTCCAGAGCTTTTTACTTCACTCATTG GTGTTTTCATCACCAAAGGAGACGTCGGCGTGGGCACCATCGTCGGCTCAGCCGTCTTCAACATCCTGGTCATCATCGGCCTGAGTGGCATCTTTGCAGGGCAG ACCATTACTCTGACATGGTGGTCCCTCTTCAGAGACTCTTCCTACTACATCCTTTCTGTTCTCACTCTCATTATG gttATCTATGACGCCACCGTCGTCTG GTGGGAGTCGCTGCTCCTCATGACCATGTATGGAATCTACATCGTCATCATGAA GTTCAACTCCCAGCTTCTGGTGTTTGTGACGCGTCAGTTCAGGAGCGTGAAGCCGCGTTGTTCCAGGTCAGAGGATGGCAGGGAGGACAAGATGGTAGAGGAGGCCTCTGCTTGCAACACCTCTATGGTTCTCCTCAACAAAG GTCAGGAGCCTCCTCCGGTCGTGATGGTGGACGAGCTTCTCATCCTCAACCCCCACAAGCTGTCCTTCTCAGAGGCCAGCATGCGCATCATGATCACACCGCACTTCTCCCCCCGCACCCGCCTCTCCATGGCAGGACGCATGGTCATCAGTGAG AGACAGAGGCTCATCCAGAGAAAGAACCAGGTAGACGGTGGCGCCGAGCCCGGGTCCAACAGCCTGAAGAGAACCAGCTCCTGCGGCCTGGAGAATGGAGGCAGAGGACCCAGTGAGGATGCAGAGTCGGGGGGCAACCCAGGAGCCCAGATGTgccaggctgaggaggaggaggatgaagatgggaTATTCAGTCCTGTCCACATACCAG GTGGCTGCCGCGCACGTGTGAAGTGGGTGATCACGTGGCCTCTGGGCCTCCTGCTCTACTGCACCGTGCCAAACTGCATCCGGCCCCGCTGGCACCGCTGGTTCATGGCTACCTTTGTGGCCTCCACCCTGTGGATCGCCGTCTTCTCCTACCTCATGGTGTGGATG GTCACCATCATCAGCCACACTTTAGACATCCCAGATTACATCATGGGCATCACCTTCCTGGCAGCGGGGACCAGCGTCCCGGACTGCATGGCCAGTCTGATTGTAGCCCGACAAG GCATGGGAGACATGGCTGTGTCCAACTCCATAGGGAGCAACATCTTTGACATCCTGTTGGGTCTGGGCTTCCCCTGGGCTCTGCGTACCCTCCTGGTGGACCACGGTTCCTCG ATTTTCATTAACAATAAAGGACTGGTGTACTccgtcatcctgctgctggcgTCTGTCTTCCTGACG GTGCTGAGTGTTCACCTCAACCACTGGAGGCTGGATCGCCGGTTGGGCCTGGGCCTCTTGTTCCTCTACGccatcttcctgctctgctccatcCTCTTTGGGCAGATGTGA